CGAGCTCATGATTCCACCTGCTGCTGGAATAGGCAATCCGATAAAATGCTCCTTAACATCATCAGACACCACATTAAATCGTGCTAACCGGAGTGCACCACAGATTGGAAAAATAGCTGTTGCAATCCATCCTATGGTGTTCATTTCTTGGAAAGCCACAACATACATCAAAAAAGCTGGAGCAACCCCAAAGGAAATAACATCTGACAGAGAATCTAATTCTTTACCAAATTCACTCTGTACATTTAAAGCCCTTGCTACACGACCATCAATTCCATCCGTTAGTATTGCAATGATGACCAATAACGCAGCAATTTGGGGCTGATCATTAAACACAAATATGATAGAAGTTATTCCTATAAATAGATTTGCAACTGTAAATACACTCGGAAGTGATTTTGTAAACATGTTTTTCCACCTCAAATTAAATTACCCTTAAAACAAGGGAACAAACAGGGACAACCAACATTAAAAAACCTCACGGACTAAAAAAACAAAATACTAATCATTTGTATGATTGTATTGAAATTAAATATGTCTGTCAATAAATACTTGTTCTTGAATTCTTTTTAAACCTTCTTTAATAGCTCTCGCTCGTACTTCTCCAATTCCATCTACCTCATCCAATTCCTCAATCGTAGCCATTAATATATAGGGTAGATTTTTAAAGTTTTGAATTAGGTTCATAACGATAACCGTTGGTATTCTCGGAATTTTGTTTAACATACGGAATCCTCTTGGAGAAATAGTTTCTTCTAAAGAAACATTTGACTTGAATGTTCCTATGATACGTAAAATGTTTTGGTGCTCTAATAAATCATCATCGGTTAATTTTTTAAGATTTTGTTTGACATCTTGAATGAAATCTTCATCTATATCCTTACAATAATCTTTCAAAAGTAAATAAGCCTCTTCATCTACTGTTGCAACTAACTCATCCAACTGCATACTAATTAAACGCCCTTCAGATCCTAATTCAACAATATACTTTTTGATTTCTGCTTTGATTCTGAGCACCATTTCTAATCGTTGGATAACATTCGTAACATCATGTAAAGTCACTAACTCCTCAAATTCTAACGCACTTAAGTTTGTTAATGATTGATCCAATACCGCTTTATATTTTTCAAGCGTTTGAATAGCCTGATTTGCTTTTGTTAAAATCACGCCAATATCTTTTAATGAATAACGTAATTTCCCTTGATATAAGGTGATTATGTTTCTTCTTTGTGATATAGATATCACTAGTTTTCTTGTTTGATTGGCAACTCTCTCCGCCGTACGATGTCGAATGCCAGTTTCAGTTGATGGAATGGAGGGATCAGGATTTAATTGCGTATTTGCATATAATATCCGTTTAATATCCTCACTTAAGATAATCGCTCCATCCATTTTTGCCAGTTCATATAAATTGTTAGGCGAAAAGTCACTATTTATGGAAAATCCTCCGTCTACTAGCTCCATAATTTCGGGAGTACAACCTACAACAATTAATGCACCTGTTTTTGCACGCAGTACATTTTCCAATCCATCTCTAAAAGGAGTACCCGGAGCGACTAACCTTAGGATTTGGCTAACGACATCTAGTTGTTTCTCTTCCTGCATAAGACGACGCACCCCCTTACTTATCCTCGCAGTCTTATTCTGTTTATATATAAACAGTACTTCATTGTAAAGCCATTTCAAGTGCTTGTGAAACATTTCGAACGCCAATAATCTCAATATTTTTAGGAGGCGTCCATCCTTTTAAACTATTTTCTGGAACGATCATTCGTTTAAAACCTAATTTTTGGGCTTCTTTCACACGTTCTTCCATTCTAGAAACAGCCCTTACCTCTCCTGTTAAACCAATCTCACCACAGACCACATCATACGGACGTGTTGGTTGATCTTTAAAGCTCGACACAATACTAACAGCGAGCGCCAAGTCAATGGCGGGCTCATCTAGTTTAACACCACCTGCTACATTTAAAAAAGCGTCTTGATTTTGCAAAAACAATCCCATTCTTTTTTCTAAAACTGCCATGATGAGTGATAGTCTATTATGATCCACACCCGTAGTCATTCTGCGAGGCGCTGGAAAATTAGTTGATGAGATTAGAGCCTGAATTTCAACTAAAATAGGACGAGTACCTTCCATGCTGGAAACGACAATTGAGCCAGATACGCCTAAGGGTCTTTCTGATAAAAACAATTCAGAAGGATTACTAACCTCAACAAGTCCCAATTCCTTCATTTCAAATATACCCATTTCATTTGTGGAACCAAAACGGTTTTTCACCGCTCTTAGAATTCGAAAGGCATGCTGCTTTTCACCTTCAAAATAAAGTACACAATCCACCATATGTTCAAGCATTCTAGGCCCGGCAATTGCCCCCTCTTTTGTAACATGACCTACTAATACAGTTGCAATACCTTTATTCTTAGCTATTCTCATAAAGGCACTTGTACATTCACGAACCTGTGAAACACTTCCTGGTGCTGATTCTAACATGGGCTGATAAACTGTCTGAATCGAATCAATAACTAAAAAATCAGGCTCCACTTGCTGTACAGCATCTTCAATCGAATCCATATTAGTCTCACAAAGAACATACAAATCTTCTGATAAAACACCTAATCGATCTGCTCGAAGTTTTAATTGTTTGACGGATTCTTCGCCGGAAATATAAAGGACCTTACATTTTTTTAGCACTAAAGCATGTGATATTTGCAATAAAAGAGTAGATTTACCTATGCCTGGATCTCCACCTACTAATATAAGTGAACCCGGTACAACCCCTCCGCCAAATACACGGTCTAATTCTTTAAAATCTGTTAAAATCCTCGGTTCCTTTGCACCTTCAATTTTTAAAATGGATGTGGCTTTTTCCTGTGATATATAATTAGATTCCTTCATCCCTTTGGTTTTAATTTGTTTTACTGTTTCCTCTACAAGACTATTCCATGATGAACACCCTGGACATTTACCCATCCATTTTGGAGATTCATAGCCGCAATGCTGACATGTATATTTCACTTTGTTTTTTGCCATTTTGTAGACCAACCCTTAAATGTAATTCATAAGTGTGAATATTACTTCAAAGTTTACCATTTTGTTCAAAAACTGAAAAGAGCATTCGATTAAAGTAAAGGGTGACTTATTTCTCAAATGAATTATAATAATAATTATATGCAAGTATATGGAGGGAAATTTAATATGATCGTAAAACCGAAAATTAGAGGTTTCATCTGTACAACCGCTCATCCTACAGGATGTGAAAAAAATGTGTTAAATCAAATCAATTACGTAAAAAAACAATCAAAAATAGATGGACCGAAAAAAGTTCTTGTCATAGGTTCGTCCCAAGGGTTTGGTTTATCATCACGTATAGTTTCAACTTTTGGAGCTGGAGCAGACACAATTGGTGTTTATTTTGAAAAACCCGCTTCTGAAAATAAAACAGCATCAGCTGGATGGTACAATAATATCGCTTTTGAAAATGAGGCTAATCAAGCAGGGTATTATGCTAAGAGTTTTAATGGTGATGCTTTTTCAGATGAAATTAAAAAAGAAACGATAGACCTTATAAAAAAAGATTTTGGAAAAGTAGATTTAGTCGTATACAGCTTAGCCTCACCTCGACGAGTTGATCCAAAAACTGGTGACATATATAATTCAGTGATTAAACCAACGAAAGCTGCGTATACAAATAAAACTGTAAATACCCAAAAAGGTATCGTATCTGAAATCACTGTAGATCCGTCGACTGAAGAAGAAATAGAACAAACAATCAAAGTCATGGGTGGGGAAGACTGGCAGCTATGGATTGAAGCTTTAGATAACGCTGATGTCCTAGCGGAAGGGTTTACAACTGTCGCTTATAATTACATAGGTCCAGAAGTTACACATGCAATATATAAAAAAGGAACCATTGGAAAAGCTAAAGAACATTTAGATCAAACTGCTCATCATTTAAACGAACAACTCAAATCCATTAATGGTAGAGCATTTGTATCCGTCAATAAAGCATTGGTCACACAGTCTAGTTCTGCCATTCCCGTAGTTCCTTTATATATATCTCTCTTATATAAAGTCATGAAGGAAAAAGGACTTCATGAAGGGTGTATCGAGCAAATGTATAGACTTTTTAATGAAAACCTCTATACAACATCTCCAAAACCTTTAGATGAAGAAGGACGTATTCGTATAGACGATTGGGAAATGAAAGAGGACGTTCAAGATAAAGTTTCCGCATTATGGAATGACGTTAATACAGATACTTTGGAACAGCTTTCTGATATTGAAGGTTACCGCAAAGAATTTCTACAAATTTTTGGATTTGCTTTTGATGGGGTAGACTATGAAGCAGAAGTAGATCCTATGTTCCAAAAGAAGTAACTTAAACAAATATACGTGGTAAGCACCTCTACATAGAGACAGTGCTTACCTTTTTTTATAACAAAAACCCGAATTTTTGTTAATATTGAAAATCCAAAAATTCGGGTTGCAATTTGTGCTTTATTGATAGATCATGATATTATTTCTGAACTAGTAACTCTCCATCTTTTTCATCAATGATGATCGCGCCACCTTTGGTGATATTCCCTTTTAGAAGCTCCTCTGACAATCGATCCTCAATATGTTTTTGGATAGCTCTACGTAAAGGTCTAGCACCGTACATTGGATCGTAACCTTCTTTAGCAAGGAAGGCTTTGGCTGAATCGGTTAATGTAAAGTCTACTTCCTGCTCTTTTAGACGTTTGCGAAGTTCTTCTGACATCAGTGTTACGATTTCTGCAATGTGTTTTTCTTCAAGTGAATGGAACACAATCGACTCATCAATACGATTTAAAAACTCAGGACGGAAGCTTTTTTTCAATTCTTCGATCACTTTGTCCTTCATATTATTATAATCTCTACCTGCATCACTAGCAGCTGTAAACCCTAATGAAGAATTTTTCTTAATCGTATCTGCACCCACGTTTGAAGTCATGATGATTAAAGTATTTCTAAAATCAACTACACGACCTTTAGAATCTGTTAAACGTCCATCTTCTAAAACTTGCAATAAAACATTAAATACTTCTGGATGTGCTTTTTCTATCTCATCAAGTAATACAACAGAATAAGGTTTACGACGTACCATTTCTGTTAATTGACCACCTTCATCATAACCAACATATCCTGGAGGTGCTCCAACTAATCTTGAGGTAGAGTGTTTTTCCATATATTCTGACATGTCGATTCGTAAAGTGGCATTTTCATCACCAAATAGTGCTTCTGCCAAAGCTCTAGCTAATTCGGTTTTCCCAACCCCTGTTGGACCTAGGAAAATGAATGAGCCCATTGGTCTTTTTGGATCTTTCAAACCTGCTCTTGCTCTACGAATGGAACGACTGACTGATTTAACTGCTTCATCTTGCCCTATCACTCTCTCGTGTAAAATGGACTCCATTTTTAATAATCGTTCTGTTTCTTCTTCTGCAAGTTTGCTAACTGGAATTCCTGTCCAGCTAGCTACAACTTGAGCAATATCCTCAGGTGTAACTTCAGAATCGGTACTGCTTTGTTCTTCTTTCCATTCTTTTTTCGTTGAGTCCAACTCTTCGCGCAGCTTTTGCTCTGTATCTCTTAATCCAGCCGCTTTTTCAAATTCTTGACTTTGTACTGCAGCATCTTTTTCTTTTCGTATATCCTCTAGTTTGCTTTCTAACTGTTTTAAATCTGGTGGTACTGTATATGAGCGGAGCCTTACTTTCGAACCTGCTTCATCAATTAAATCAATGGCTTTATCTGGGAGAAATCGATCCGTAATATATCGATCTGAAAGTTTAACTGCTTCTTCAATTGCATCGTCTGTAATTTTCACACGATGATGTGCTTCATAACGATCACGTAAACCGTATAAAATCTGAATTGCTTCTTCAGTTGATGGTTGATCTACTGTTATCGGCTGGAAACGTCTTTCTAAAGCAGCATCCTTTTCAATGTATTTTCTATACTCATCTAAAGTTGTAGCACCGATACATTGCAATTCCCCTCGAGCTAAAGAAGGTTTTAAAATGTTGGACGCATCTATAGCCCCTTCAGCGCCTCCTGCCCCAATTAGTGTGTGAAGCTCATCTATAAACAATATGATATTGCCTGCTTGACGAATCTCTTCCATAATTTTTTTCAGACGATCCTCAAATTCACCACGATATTTAGTCCCAGCTACAACAGAACCCATATCTAATGTCATGACTCTCTTATCACGAAGTGTTTCAGGAATCTCATTATGAATAATTTTTTGTGCAAGTCCTTCAGCAATTGCGGTTTTACCTACACCTGGTTCACCAATTAATACTGGATTATTTTTTGTTCTTCTACTTAGTACCTGAATGACACGTTCAATTTCTTTATTTCTCCCTATGACAGGGTCCAAATTATCTTCTTTAGCAATAGCTGTTAAATCTCTAGCTAAACCATCCAATGTAGGTGTATTTGCACTTGTTGTGGAATTATGACTGGATGATGAACTCTCACTGCTTCCTAACAACTGTAAAACTTTTTGGCGGGCTTTATTTAAATTGATCCCTAAATTACTAAGTACCCTTGCTGCAACACCTTCACCCTCACGAATAAGACCTAATAAAATATGCTCAGTTCCTACATACGTATGACCTAATTTTCTTGCTTCATCCATTGAAAGCTCAATCACCTTTTTAGCTCTTGGTGTATAAGCTATGTTTGAAGGTTGTTCCTTTCCTCTTCCAATCAAGCTTTCTACTTCATCCTGTATCTTTTCTAAACTTAATCCTAATGAAACGATGGCTTTAGCAGCAATCCCTTCTCCTTCTCGAATCAAACCTAATAAAATATGTTCAGTTCCAATATTGTTATGGCCTAAACGAACTGCTTCTTCCTGAGCTAATGCGAGCACTTTTTGCGCTCGTTCTGTAAATCTACCAAACATCATAATGATATACACCTCCATATATTTAGTTCATTTATTTATTATTTTGTAATTCTTTCTCTAATCATCTCAGCCCTTAAAACGTCTCTTTCATCAGGGGAAAGTTTTTTACTTGCATATTGTTGTAAAAAACCTGGCTGAGTCATAATCATTAATTCATTTAAAACATTCGCTGATACATTAGATATTAAACCTAGATCTATCCCTAATCTAACGTCTGAGAGACGCTGTGCAGCTTCATTCGAATCCATAATTTGTGCATAAGACAAAATTCCATATGAACGATTAACTCGATCTAATAAAAACGTCTTTGACTCAGATAACATCTTCGTCCTTGCTGTTCTTTCGTGATCAATAATTTGTTTAACTACACTATATAAATTGTGAATAATCTCTGACTCTGATTGTCCTAAGGTAATTTGATTAGATATCTGAAACAGATTTCCTAAAGACTCACTACCTTCACCATATAATCCTCTAACCGCTAAACCAACTTGACTTACTGCCGTAAGTATTCTATTGATTTGCTGTGTAAGTACTAATGCTGGAAGGTGAAGCATTACAGAAGCTCTGATCCCTGTGCCAACATTCGTTGGACAACTTGTCAGATATCCTCTTTTCTCGTCAAAAGCATAATTTAACTTCGCTTCAAAAATATCATCAATATGATTAGCTAGTTCCCATGCTTCATTTATTTGAAAACCTGGAAACAAACACTGAATGCGAATATGGTCTTCCTCATTAATCATAATGCTAATGGACTCATTTTCACTGAGAATCACTGCTCCATTACGTGATTCCTCTGCCAAATTAGGACTGATCAAGTGTTTCTCAACTAAAACTTTACTTTCCAAACTATTTATTTCAGAAAGTGGAATTCGTTCAAAATTACTAATCATTTTTAGATCTTCATCATGAACTACATCAGATACTTTTTCTAATACTTCTTCAGATTGTTGATTGGTTGAAAGCATTGGAAACGGATAGTGGGTTAAATTCCTAGCCAAACGAATTCTACTGCTAATTACAATGTCAGAGTCTGCTCCTTCACCCTTCATCCATTCACTTAATGCATCCTCAATAAATCTTTCTAAAGACAATCCTAATCCCCCCTAGAATTAAGGTTGAACTTATTTAAAATTATGCCTCTGATATTTTCTGCTCTAAACCGCGAATTTCATCACGAAGTTTTGCTG
The window above is part of the Chengkuizengella sp. SCS-71B genome. Proteins encoded here:
- a CDS encoding protein arginine kinase, whose protein sequence is MKGEGADSDIVISSRIRLARNLTHYPFPMLSTNQQSEEVLEKVSDVVHDEDLKMISNFERIPLSEINSLESKVLVEKHLISPNLAEESRNGAVILSENESISIMINEEDHIRIQCLFPGFQINEAWELANHIDDIFEAKLNYAFDEKRGYLTSCPTNVGTGIRASVMLHLPALVLTQQINRILTAVSQVGLAVRGLYGEGSESLGNLFQISNQITLGQSESEIIHNLYSVVKQIIDHERTARTKMLSESKTFLLDRVNRSYGILSYAQIMDSNEAAQRLSDVRLGIDLGLISNVSANVLNELMIMTQPGFLQQYASKKLSPDERDVLRAEMIRERITK
- the fabV gene encoding enoyl-ACP reductase FabV, which encodes MIVKPKIRGFICTTAHPTGCEKNVLNQINYVKKQSKIDGPKKVLVIGSSQGFGLSSRIVSTFGAGADTIGVYFEKPASENKTASAGWYNNIAFENEANQAGYYAKSFNGDAFSDEIKKETIDLIKKDFGKVDLVVYSLASPRRVDPKTGDIYNSVIKPTKAAYTNKTVNTQKGIVSEITVDPSTEEEIEQTIKVMGGEDWQLWIEALDNADVLAEGFTTVAYNYIGPEVTHAIYKKGTIGKAKEHLDQTAHHLNEQLKSINGRAFVSVNKALVTQSSSAIPVVPLYISLLYKVMKEKGLHEGCIEQMYRLFNENLYTTSPKPLDEEGRIRIDDWEMKEDVQDKVSALWNDVNTDTLEQLSDIEGYRKEFLQIFGFAFDGVDYEAEVDPMFQKK
- the disA gene encoding DNA integrity scanning diadenylate cyclase DisA → MQEEKQLDVVSQILRLVAPGTPFRDGLENVLRAKTGALIVVGCTPEIMELVDGGFSINSDFSPNNLYELAKMDGAIILSEDIKRILYANTQLNPDPSIPSTETGIRHRTAERVANQTRKLVISISQRRNIITLYQGKLRYSLKDIGVILTKANQAIQTLEKYKAVLDQSLTNLSALEFEELVTLHDVTNVIQRLEMVLRIKAEIKKYIVELGSEGRLISMQLDELVATVDEEAYLLLKDYCKDIDEDFIQDVKQNLKKLTDDDLLEHQNILRIIGTFKSNVSLEETISPRGFRMLNKIPRIPTVIVMNLIQNFKNLPYILMATIEELDEVDGIGEVRARAIKEGLKRIQEQVFIDRHI
- the radA gene encoding DNA repair protein RadA, which produces MAKNKVKYTCQHCGYESPKWMGKCPGCSSWNSLVEETVKQIKTKGMKESNYISQEKATSILKIEGAKEPRILTDFKELDRVFGGGVVPGSLILVGGDPGIGKSTLLLQISHALVLKKCKVLYISGEESVKQLKLRADRLGVLSEDLYVLCETNMDSIEDAVQQVEPDFLVIDSIQTVYQPMLESAPGSVSQVRECTSAFMRIAKNKGIATVLVGHVTKEGAIAGPRMLEHMVDCVLYFEGEKQHAFRILRAVKNRFGSTNEMGIFEMKELGLVEVSNPSELFLSERPLGVSGSIVVSSMEGTRPILVEIQALISSTNFPAPRRMTTGVDHNRLSLIMAVLEKRMGLFLQNQDAFLNVAGGVKLDEPAIDLALAVSIVSSFKDQPTRPYDVVCGEIGLTGEVRAVSRMEERVKEAQKLGFKRMIVPENSLKGWTPPKNIEIIGVRNVSQALEMALQ
- the clpC gene encoding ATP-dependent protease ATP-binding subunit ClpC, with the translated sequence MMFGRFTERAQKVLALAQEEAVRLGHNNIGTEHILLGLIREGEGIAAKAIVSLGLSLEKIQDEVESLIGRGKEQPSNIAYTPRAKKVIELSMDEARKLGHTYVGTEHILLGLIREGEGVAARVLSNLGINLNKARQKVLQLLGSSESSSSSHNSTTSANTPTLDGLARDLTAIAKEDNLDPVIGRNKEIERVIQVLSRRTKNNPVLIGEPGVGKTAIAEGLAQKIIHNEIPETLRDKRVMTLDMGSVVAGTKYRGEFEDRLKKIMEEIRQAGNIILFIDELHTLIGAGGAEGAIDASNILKPSLARGELQCIGATTLDEYRKYIEKDAALERRFQPITVDQPSTEEAIQILYGLRDRYEAHHRVKITDDAIEEAVKLSDRYITDRFLPDKAIDLIDEAGSKVRLRSYTVPPDLKQLESKLEDIRKEKDAAVQSQEFEKAAGLRDTEQKLREELDSTKKEWKEEQSSTDSEVTPEDIAQVVASWTGIPVSKLAEEETERLLKMESILHERVIGQDEAVKSVSRSIRRARAGLKDPKRPMGSFIFLGPTGVGKTELARALAEALFGDENATLRIDMSEYMEKHSTSRLVGAPPGYVGYDEGGQLTEMVRRKPYSVVLLDEIEKAHPEVFNVLLQVLEDGRLTDSKGRVVDFRNTLIIMTSNVGADTIKKNSSLGFTAASDAGRDYNNMKDKVIEELKKSFRPEFLNRIDESIVFHSLEEKHIAEIVTLMSEELRKRLKEQEVDFTLTDSAKAFLAKEGYDPMYGARPLRRAIQKHIEDRLSEELLKGNITKGGAIIIDEKDGELLVQK
- the pssA gene encoding CDP-diacylglycerol--serine O-phosphatidyltransferase: MFTKSLPSVFTVANLFIGITSIIFVFNDQPQIAALLVIIAILTDGIDGRVARALNVQSEFGKELDSLSDVISFGVAPAFLMYVVAFQEMNTIGWIATAIFPICGALRLARFNVVSDDVKEHFIGLPIPAAGGIMSSLALFHEGIHPILLVVITIVLSLLMVSNVKYPSLKTVGISRYTLLVAMFLVVSIVILVILLPEQFGGYTKYLFLPLIFYAVYGLKKNASDVIRTALNKYKEARNN